Proteins from a genomic interval of Vicia villosa cultivar HV-30 ecotype Madison, WI unplaced genomic scaffold, Vvil1.0 ctg.000287F_1_1, whole genome shotgun sequence:
- the LOC131626420 gene encoding probable calcium-binding protein CML44 → MLFGNMSVLSTTDLHRIFEKLDTNSDGFLSLEEMNSLLQNIGNNNSQFTLHELESLVQKKSLDFNEFLFFYNSISKPNNDEDDDDELLEKDLATTFKVFDLDGDGFITSQELECVLKKLGFLDETSGKDCRSMIQFYDTNLDGRLDFQEFKNMMLLTTA, encoded by the coding sequence ATGTTGTTTGGGAATATGTCTGTTCTATCTACCACAGACTTGCATCGTATTTTTGAGAAGCTAGACACAAATAGCGACGGTTTTCTGAGCCTTGAAGAAATGAACTCTTTGCTGCAAAATATAGGAAACAACAATTCTCAATTCACCTTACATGAACTTGAATCTCTGGTACAAAAGAAGAGCTTAGACTTCAATGAATTCTTGTTCTTTTACAACTCGATATCGAAACCGAAcaatgatgaggatgatgatgatgagttgTTGGAGAAGGATCTTGCAACAACTTTCAAAGTGTTTGATTTGGATGGTGATGGATTCATCACAAGCCAAGAACTTGAGTGTGTGTTGAAGAAACTTGGATTTTTGGATGAAACAAGTGGCAAAGATTGTAGAAGCATGATTCAGTTTTATGATACTAATTTGGATGGTAGGCTTGATTTTCAGGAATTCAAGAACATGATGTTGCTTACAACTGCATGA
- the LOC131626432 gene encoding UDP-sugar pyrophospharylase-like, whose product MASSLGDNFNLLSPQQQELVKMLLNNGQDHLFRDWPGPGVDDDEKKAFFDQLVLLDSSYPGGLEAYINNAKRLLADSKAGNNPFDGFTPSVPTGETLKFGDESFNKYEEAGVREARRAAFVLVAGGLGERLGYNGIKVALPAETTTGTCFLQHYIESILALQEASSEGEGQTQIPFVIMTSDDTHGRTLELLESNSYFGMQPTQVTLLKQEKVACLEDNDARLALDPQNRYRVQTKPHGHGDVHSLLHSSGILKVWYNAGLKWVLFFQDTNGLLFKAIPSALGVSSTKQYHVNSLAVPRKAKEAIGGITKLTHSDGRSMVINVEYNQLDPLLRASGYPDGDVNSETGYSPFPGNINQLILELGPYIEELAKTGGAIQEFVNPKYKDASKTSFKSSTRLECMMQDYPKTLPPSSRVGFTVMETWFAYAPVKNNAEDAAKVPKGNPYHSATSGEMAIYRANSLILKKAGFQVADPVLQVINGQEVEVWPRITWKPKWGLTFSSVKSKVSGKCSISQRSTLAIKGRKIFIENLSVDGALIVEAVDDAEVNVSGSVQNNGWTLQPVDYKDSSEPEVLRIRGFKFNKVEQVEAKYSEPGKFHFKA is encoded by the exons ATGGCTTCCTCCCTCGGCGACAATTTTAACCTCCTCTCGCCTCAACAG CAAGAGTTGGTGAAGATGCTATTGAACAATGGCCAAGACCACCTGTTTCGCGATTGGCCTGGTCCCGGCGTTGATGACGACGAGAAGAAAGCGTTCTTCGATCAG CTTGTTCTACTCGATTCTAGTTACCCTGGTGGTTTGGAAGCTTATATCAATAACGCTAAACGACTCTTGGCTGATTCCAAAGCTGGAAATAATCCTTTCGATGGCTTCACGCCTTCT gttcCAACTGGTGAGACATTGAAATTTGGTGATGAGAGCTTCAATAAATATGAGGAAGCAGGTGTGCGTGAAGCTCGGAGAGCTGCGTTTGTTCTTGTTGCTGGCGGTCTTGGGGAGCGTCTAGGGTACAATGGGATTAAG GTTGCTCTTCCAGCCGAAACAACTACAGGAACATGTTTCTTACAACATTACATTGAATCAATATTGGCACTTCAAGAAGCAAGCTCAGAAG GTGAAGGCCAGACACAAATTCCCTTTGTTATTATGACCTCTGATGACACCCATGGGCGTACCTTAGAGTTATTAGAATCAAATTCTTACTTTGGCATGCAACCCACACAAGTAACACTCTTAAAGCAG GAAAAAGTTGCATGCTTAGAAGATAATGATGCCAGGCTTGCATTGGATCCACAAAACAGATACAGAGTTCAG ACAAAACCACATGGACATGGTGATGTGCATTCACTTCTTCATTCCAGCGGTATTCTGAAAGTATG GTATAATGCTGGATTGAAATGGGTTCTCTTTTTCCAAGATACAAATGGACTTCTGTTCAAG GCAATTCCATCAGCACTGGGTGTCAGTTCTACAAAACAGTACCATGTCAATTCTCTAGCTGTACCTCGGAAAGCAAAAGAAGCTATTGGTGGAATTACCAAACTCACCCACTCTGATG GGAGGTCTATGGTGATAAACGTGGAGTACAATCAGCTAGATCCGCTTCTGAGAGCAAGTGGATACCCTGATGGCGATGTCAACAGTGAGACTGGCTACTCCCCATTTCCTGGAAATATAAACCAA TTGATTTTAGAACTTGGTCCTTACATTGAGGAACTTGCAAAAACAGGAGGTGCCATACAGGAGTTCGTTAACCCAAA GTATAAAGATGCCAGCAAGACTTCATTTAAATCCTCAACTCGACTTGAATGTATGATGCAGGACTATCCAAAAACATTGCCCCCATCCTCTAGGGTTGGGTTCACG GTAATGGAAACATGGTTTGCTTATGCACCTGTGAAGAATAATGCTGAGGATGCTGCTAAG GTGCCAAAAGGAAATCCATACCATAGTGCTACTTCCGGAGAAATGGCCATCTATCGAGCAAATAGCCTTATTCTCAAAAAG GCTGGTTTCCAAGTAGCAGATCCAGTATTACAGGTTATCAATGGTCAAGAGGTTGAAGTTTGGCCCCGTATCACATGGAAGCCAAAATGGGGTCTGACTTTTTCTTCAGTCAAAAGCAAAGTCAGTGGAAAATGCTCCATTTCTCAGAGGTCTACACTAGCGATCAAGGGTCGAAAGATTTTCATTGAAAATCTTTCTGTAGATGGAGCTCTTATTGTAGAAGCTGTTGATGATGCAGAG GTTAACGTGAGTGGTTCAGTTCAGAACAATGGGTGGACTCTTCAACCAGTCGACTACAAAGATTCCTCAGAACCTGAGGTATTGAGAATCAGGGGTTTTAAATTTAACAAAGTTGAACAGGTGGAAGCGAAATACTCTGAGCCAGGCAAATTTCATTTCAAGGCTTGA